In Elusimicrobiota bacterium, one genomic interval encodes:
- a CDS encoding cysteine rich repeat-containing protein — MNRKQLVAGTLMLAFVGMACLSQPGFTYTKGACRDDMEKLCPGVKGKESRQCLNQHEAELSAACKQNIAEVKERVKERADEVKKVCQADVQKFCSDVKPGEGRIVHCLKAHAPDLSAACRKEMGKNRKMMRPRQGDAATPPAPGTPPAEK, encoded by the coding sequence ATGAACCGCAAACAGCTCGTCGCCGGCACATTGATGCTGGCTTTTGTTGGAATGGCCTGTCTTTCACAACCCGGTTTCACCTATACCAAAGGAGCCTGCCGGGACGATATGGAAAAACTCTGCCCCGGAGTGAAAGGGAAAGAGTCGCGCCAGTGCCTGAATCAACATGAAGCCGAACTCTCTGCGGCATGTAAACAGAACATTGCGGAGGTCAAAGAACGCGTCAAAGAAAGGGCTGATGAAGTCAAAAAAGTCTGTCAGGCTGACGTCCAGAAATTTTGTTCTGACGTCAAACCCGGAGAAGGACGAATCGTTCACTGCCTGAAAGCGCATGCCCCTGACCTGTCAGCGGCCTGCCGCAAGGAGATGGGCAAGAACCGGAAGATGATGCGTCCGCGCCAGGGCGACGCGGCCACCCCCCCGGCCCCCGGCACCCCTCCCGCCGAAAAATAA
- a CDS encoding putative porin, whose amino-acid sequence MSSRVSRLRKSFGFLMVLWLGLGIIGQVFADTAFVGEKATDQLKFGGDLRVRHEDFFNKGVNAVDRHRERFRLRFGVTGQLQDFTAGFKIASGTGEQTSTNQTFGNAFNQKGLYIDQAYVQWKALESLKLTGGRMPNPIWRTYSSDVMWDGDINPEGYAEQLTLPAGDRLSLFANFAQLPINESSSSNGDPWVFAHQIGANTKLAEDTTARFGITYYGFINERKGVFLSTAAADSANIQEANTRVAGSAQLASAFQIIDLTAELATHVGPLPLSVQGDYVKNMAPGNALLAAAKANGQTQGYQVGFVVGKAKTQGNWEFAYFRKWLQANATISDWADSDFGNGGTNRKGHIFWLAYAVRDYVTVQGKYFITSKLNPELNSSTPFGATHNNFGDINRFQADVVVKF is encoded by the coding sequence ATGTCTAGCCGAGTGAGTCGTTTAAGGAAGAGTTTTGGATTCTTGATGGTTTTGTGGCTGGGTCTTGGAATTATCGGGCAGGTCTTCGCAGATACAGCCTTTGTAGGAGAAAAAGCAACAGATCAATTGAAGTTCGGGGGGGATCTCCGTGTGCGTCACGAAGACTTCTTTAATAAGGGAGTCAACGCCGTGGACCGGCACCGGGAGCGCTTCCGGCTGCGTTTTGGCGTGACCGGGCAACTGCAGGATTTCACGGCAGGGTTCAAGATTGCTTCGGGAACGGGAGAGCAGACCTCCACGAACCAGACATTTGGAAACGCCTTCAACCAGAAAGGGCTCTATATTGATCAGGCGTATGTCCAATGGAAGGCTCTTGAAAGCCTTAAGCTTACGGGCGGCCGCATGCCGAACCCCATCTGGCGGACCTACAGCTCCGACGTGATGTGGGACGGAGACATCAATCCGGAAGGCTATGCGGAACAGCTCACGCTTCCGGCAGGAGACCGGTTGTCGTTGTTCGCCAACTTCGCCCAGCTTCCAATCAACGAGAGCAGTTCTTCCAATGGTGATCCCTGGGTGTTCGCGCATCAGATCGGTGCAAACACCAAACTGGCAGAGGACACAACAGCACGGTTTGGAATCACCTATTACGGTTTTATCAATGAACGTAAAGGCGTGTTCCTTTCCACCGCCGCCGCAGACTCCGCCAACATCCAGGAAGCCAATACACGAGTAGCGGGTTCAGCCCAGCTGGCCAGCGCCTTCCAAATCATCGATCTGACCGCTGAACTGGCGACGCATGTCGGCCCGCTGCCGCTCTCCGTTCAAGGAGACTACGTTAAAAACATGGCTCCAGGGAATGCGTTGCTGGCCGCGGCCAAGGCCAACGGTCAGACCCAGGGGTATCAAGTCGGCTTCGTCGTCGGAAAAGCCAAAACCCAGGGGAATTGGGAGTTCGCCTACTTCCGCAAATGGCTCCAGGCGAATGCCACGATCTCCGACTGGGCCGACTCCGACTTCGGCAACGGCGGGACCAACCGGAAAGGGCATATCTTCTGGCTGGCGTACGCGGTCCGCGATTATGTGACGGTGCAGGGGAAATACTTCATCACATCGAAGTTGAACCCCGAGCTCAACAGCTCGACCCCCTTCGGCGCCACACACAACAACTTCGGCGACATCAACCGCTTCCAGGCTGACGTTGTCGTGAAATTCTAG
- the pstS gene encoding phosphate ABC transporter substrate-binding protein PstS: protein MKKLLGSLLAGLMVMSGTTAWAEALLINGAGATFPFPIYSKWFDEYHKSHPDIQFNYQSIGSGGGIRQVSARTVDFGATDGPMTDAQLEAAKGTLLHFPTVLGGVVPAYNVEGVTEKLSFTQKAIAGIFLGDIANWNDPEIQKANPGVKLPAAPIVVVHRSDGSGTSYCWTDYLSKISSKWVTRAGRGTSVNWPVGLGGKGNEGVAGLVKQTPNTIGYVELIYAKHNSILYGKLQNKAGNFVDCSEETISAAAASAKMPFDFRVSITNADGAQAYPASTFTWLLIYASQSDKQKGQALVDFLHWMLKDGQKFAPELGYAPLPAEVSTKVEAAIKKIKV, encoded by the coding sequence ATGAAGAAATTACTCGGGAGTCTTTTAGCAGGCTTGATGGTGATGAGCGGCACGACCGCCTGGGCGGAGGCGCTGCTCATCAACGGAGCGGGAGCCACATTTCCCTTCCCCATCTACTCAAAATGGTTCGACGAATACCATAAATCGCATCCGGACATTCAGTTCAACTACCAGTCGATCGGATCCGGCGGCGGCATCCGGCAGGTTTCTGCCCGGACCGTTGACTTCGGCGCGACCGATGGTCCGATGACAGACGCTCAACTCGAGGCGGCCAAGGGAACGCTGCTGCATTTTCCCACCGTCCTGGGCGGCGTGGTCCCGGCGTACAACGTCGAAGGCGTCACGGAAAAGCTGAGTTTTACTCAGAAAGCGATCGCCGGCATCTTCCTGGGCGACATTGCCAACTGGAATGACCCGGAAATCCAGAAGGCCAATCCCGGAGTCAAACTTCCGGCGGCCCCCATCGTTGTAGTACATCGCTCCGATGGTTCTGGCACGTCTTACTGCTGGACGGATTACCTGAGCAAAATCAGTTCCAAGTGGGTCACGCGGGCAGGCCGGGGCACATCAGTGAATTGGCCGGTGGGGCTCGGCGGCAAAGGCAATGAAGGGGTGGCGGGGCTGGTCAAACAGACACCGAACACCATCGGGTATGTCGAGCTGATCTATGCCAAGCACAACAGCATCCTCTACGGGAAACTGCAGAACAAGGCCGGGAACTTTGTCGACTGCTCGGAGGAAACCATCTCCGCGGCAGCGGCTTCGGCGAAAATGCCGTTTGATTTCCGGGTCTCCATCACCAACGCCGACGGAGCGCAGGCCTATCCGGCTTCGACCTTCACCTGGCTGCTGATCTATGCCAGTCAGTCGGATAAACAGAAGGGGCAGGCACTCGTGGACTTCCTTCATTGGATGTTAAAGGATGGCCAGAAATTCGCGCCAGAGCTGGGGTATGCGCCCCTGCCGGCGGAGGTATCAACTAAAGTGGAAGCCGCCATTAAAAAGATCAAAGTCTAA
- the pstC gene encoding phosphate ABC transporter permease subunit PstC → MTPTTLTPQIDFQPPTPMSHSETSGNSIRLGDWIFRGLTLLFALSILAIAAGMAWQLFHSSVLARRAFGWAFLGKKIWDPVAENFGALTFIYGTLVSSALALVIAVPLGIGIVIFLAELAPRRLSETCSFLIELLAAIPSVVYGLIGIFFLVPLMRQVVQPTLAGTLGWLPLFQGPAYGVGMLSAGIVLAIMIVPFIATISREVLLSTPRELKESAMALGATHWEVVRMTVLPYARAGILGSIFLALGRALGETMAVTMVIGNRPDISASLFAPGYTMAAVIANEFTEATSDLYVHTLIEIGLILFVITILVNGIARLMLLRLKTS, encoded by the coding sequence ATGACACCAACAACCCTGACACCTCAAATCGATTTTCAACCGCCAACCCCGATGAGCCACTCCGAAACCAGCGGGAACTCAATCCGATTAGGCGATTGGATTTTCCGCGGGCTGACTCTACTGTTCGCGCTGAGTATTCTTGCCATTGCCGCGGGGATGGCCTGGCAGCTTTTCCATTCGTCGGTTCTGGCGCGCCGCGCTTTTGGCTGGGCTTTCCTTGGCAAAAAAATATGGGACCCCGTGGCCGAGAACTTCGGGGCATTGACGTTCATTTACGGGACCCTGGTTTCCTCCGCGCTGGCGCTGGTTATTGCCGTCCCGCTCGGGATCGGCATCGTGATTTTTCTGGCGGAGCTGGCTCCCCGCCGTCTTTCCGAGACGTGCTCGTTCCTGATCGAGCTGCTGGCGGCGATTCCGAGTGTCGTTTACGGCCTGATCGGCATCTTTTTTCTGGTGCCTCTGATGCGCCAGGTCGTTCAGCCAACGCTGGCCGGAACGCTGGGCTGGCTGCCCTTGTTTCAAGGACCTGCTTACGGCGTCGGAATGCTGAGCGCGGGGATCGTTCTGGCCATTATGATCGTTCCTTTTATCGCCACCATCTCTCGAGAGGTGCTGCTCTCGACGCCTCGCGAATTAAAGGAGTCCGCCATGGCGCTGGGGGCCACGCACTGGGAAGTGGTGCGCATGACCGTTCTGCCGTACGCGCGAGCGGGCATTCTGGGATCGATTTTTCTGGCGCTCGGACGCGCCCTGGGTGAAACCATGGCGGTGACCATGGTGATCGGGAACCGGCCGGACATCTCGGCATCGCTCTTTGCCCCGGGGTACACCATGGCGGCGGTGATCGCCAACGAGTTTACGGAAGCGACCTCGGATCTTTACGTACACACCTTGATCGAGATTGGTCTGATCCTTTTCGTCATCACGATTCTGGTCAACGGCATCGCGCGGCTGATGCTGTTGAGGCTTAAAACCTCATGA